Part of the Bacillota bacterium genome is shown below.
TCACGTAGTCAACCTCAGGAAGGAATGTCACGCCAGGGACCTTCACCTCTCTGGAGAAGGGGGGGGCGAATGCCCCTCGGCCCGGTGCCAGGGTGAGATCTCCATAGTCCAGGCTCGCTGTCACACCCCCAGGCAGGTGTAGTCTCTGGCCTGTTCCTCCCAACGTGATCAGTCTGTCGATGTCCGCAATGTGAGAAAAGCAAATGCCCTGGAGACCTCCGCAGGCCTCCTCTATGGCAGCCCGTAACACCCTGCGGCGCAAGGCGGGCATCATCTCTCGCAGGTCGCCTGCGGAGAGCCTCAACTCATCATCGCCCGGCTCCAGCATCACCCGGGAGAGGGCCTCCTCTGCCCTCCGGCCAAGGTAGTCCGCATCTTCACGGCACACCTCGGCTGTCCTGGCCAGAACCTGCCTGAGCCCGGGGTTCAGCTCCTTCTCCAGGAAGGGAAGGATTTCGTGCCTGAGCCGGTTTCTCAGGTACCCCGGATCCAGGTTGGTGCTGTCAAACCTGGTGGCCAGGCCATTCAGCCTGCAGTACGCCTGGATTTCGTGCCTGGGGACATTGATGAGTGGCCTGATTACCCTTACTCCGGGGGCCAGGTCCCGGGCTGGAGGAATGCCAGACAAGCCCTCTACACCGGCCCCCCGCAAGAAGCGCATGAGGACGGTTTCCGCCTGGTCGTCCCTGTTATGCCCCAGAGCAACTCGGGAAGCTCCCAGGGATGCCGCAACCTCCAGGTACATCTTGTACCGCTCTCTCCGGCCAACCTGTTCCTCGGATAGTCCCTCATCGCGGGCCATCCTCCGGATGTCCCGTTCACATGCGGTGAAACCGGCTCCCAGGGAAGTCGCCAGGTGCCGCACGTAATTGGCGTCCTCCTTGGCCTCTTCACCCCTCATAAGGTGGTTCAGGTGTGCCGTGTGGAGGCTCAGGTCATACTGTTCCCTGAGCGAAGCGAGTACGTGGAGGAGCGCCACAGAATCTGGTCCCCCCGAAACACCCACGACCACCGCAGTGCCCGTCTCAAGCATGCGATGGGAATCAACGGTCCTCTTCACCTCTTGCAGGAGCACAGTCGCACCGCCCCCCTGTTCTCTCCTCTACTATACCATCTCGCGCTTAGGCCAACAAAAAAAGTGTGTGGCTTTCGCCACACAAAGCAGGGGTTGGGAGAGGCAAGACCTATGAGTCATCCACCATGAACCGAGTGACCAGCACTGTAATATCATCGGCTCTGGCGGGGTCCATCCGTTTTGCCGCAGCCCGGACCACGGCCTCTGCCAGGTCCGCGGCCCGGAACCCCACGCACTGTTCGAGAAACCCGGCAATCCAGCCTTCGGCTTTGGCCGGAGCAGCCTCTAGCAGGCCATCGGTGGTCATAACCAGGATATCGCCAGGGGCTATCCTCTCACACGCCGGCTCCGCCATGACATCG
Proteins encoded:
- the tilS gene encoding tRNA lysidine(34) synthetase TilS, which produces MLLQEVKRTVDSHRMLETGTAVVVGVSGGPDSVALLHVLASLREQYDLSLHTAHLNHLMRGEEAKEDANYVRHLATSLGAGFTACERDIRRMARDEGLSEEQVGRRERYKMYLEVAASLGASRVALGHNRDDQAETVLMRFLRGAGVEGLSGIPPARDLAPGVRVIRPLINVPRHEIQAYCRLNGLATRFDSTNLDPGYLRNRLRHEILPFLEKELNPGLRQVLARTAEVCREDADYLGRRAEEALSRVMLEPGDDELRLSAGDLREMMPALRRRVLRAAIEEACGGLQGICFSHIADIDRLITLGGTGQRLHLPGGVTASLDYGDLTLAPGRGAFAPPFSREVKVPGVTFLPEVDYVIETSVADRESVRAEMERAWSANVAFRSYFDYNKVVLPLRARSRLPGDSFRPLGLGGTKKVKDFFISEKVPRNLRGRVPLLVSGEEIAWIVGLRLSEVFKVTGNTKTVLIVTATPVDTIDTEGRADR